In Bradyrhizobium guangdongense, the sequence CCTCGCCGTTGAGATGGTGCACGGCGGGATGGCGGTCATAGCCGAGCGTGACGTTGCGGAATGCGAGTTGAGCCATGCTCACCTCATCGCCAGGAAGACGATGCCCCAGAGCACGGCGCAGACGGCCAATGCGGCCGCGAGGCGCCCGGCCATGGTCATCCGCAGGATCGACCAGGGCGCGTCCTGGGCCGGATGTGGCGAAGCCGCATCGTGGACATGGGCATGGGTATGGTCGTGCCCGTGCGAATGGCCATGGTCGTGGGAATGGCCATGAGCATGGCCGGGATGATGGGTATGGGACGCGGCGGGAACCATGCCAAAGACGTTATATTATAACATTACGTCTGTCCACGGCCGGCTCAGGGGCGTCTCCGTGTGAGGGAGCGCCCCCTCACCCGACTTGCGCCGGACGATGCTTCGCATCGCCGGGGGCAAATCGACCTCTCCCTGCTGGGGAGAGGTGAACCGCCCCCTGCCGGCCCACTGCATCAATGAAGTTTCGAAATTCCGCGCGGCAAAAAAGGCGGCCGCGTGAGCGACCGCCTTGTTGTCATTCCGGGGCGCGCGAAGCGCGAGCCCGGAATCCATTTGTCAACGCAGACTGGCGCCCGATGGATTCCGGGCTCGGCGCTGACGCGCCGCCCCGGAATGACCGGGTGAGCGCTCAGGCCTTCTCGAACAGGGACTCGACGTATTCCCAGTTCACGAGGTTCTCGACGAACGCCTTGAGATAGTCGGGACGGCGGTTGCGATAGTCGATGTAGTAGGAGTGCTCCCAGACGTCGCAGCCGAGGATCGGGGTGGCGTCGTGCACCAGCGGATTCTCGCCGTTGGGGGTCTTGGAGATCTCGAGCTTGCCGTTCTTGACCTGGAGCCAGCACCAGCCGGAGCCGAACTGACCGACGCCGGCCGCCTGGAAATCGGTCTTGAACTTCTCGAAGCCGCCGAGGTCCTCGTTGATCTTCTTCTCGAGCTTGCCCGGCAGCTTGGTGCCGCCGCCATTGGGCTTCATCCAGCTCCAGAAATGGATGTGGTTGTAGTGCTGGCCGGCATTGTTGAACACGGCGGGGTTCTTGCCGAACGAGCCCTTGACGATCTCCTCAAGGGACTTGCCTTCCCATTCGGTGCCCTTGAGCGCGTTGTTGCCGTTGGTGACGTAAGCCTGATGATGCTTGTCGTGATGGAATTCCAGGGTTTCCTTCGACATGAACTGGCCGAGGGCATCATAGGCGTAAGGGAGTGGGGGCAGCGTAAAGGTCATGGGTTCTTGTCCGCAACTGGTGGGGAACGGGGCTTAACGGTCACCCCTTATAGAAGGTTCCGGCGCCGCAAAATACCGTCAATTTGCGAAAAGGCGCGATGCGATCGCGTGGATTGATTGCACAAATTCGCCGCAGGCAACCATGTTCACCCTGATGTGCTGCAAAATATCATTGCCTTTGAAGCGGTTATGGCAGAACGGATGCACCACGCAGCCGGGGCCGCCAGGTAGAAGCCATGAGCATCGAGATCGACATCCTCAACGGCGACGCCTCGTGGCGGATCGCTGAGCCGCTCCATCAGGCGGTCTGGGGCCCGGACATGATCGCGGGCAAGCCGTGGGCTCACGTCAAATGGGCCAATGCCGATCTGCGCGTGCTGATCGAGACGCCGGAGGATGGCCTCGTCTGCCATGTCGGCATCTATTTTCGCACCATCACCTGGAATGGACAGAAGCTGCATGTCGGCGGCATCGGCGGCGTCTGCACGCGCGAAGACCGCCGCAATCGCGGCTATGCGACCATGGCGATCGACGCCGCCGTGCACACGATGCGCGCCAACGAGGCGGTTCGCTTTGCGATCCTGTTCTGCGAGCCGCACAATTTCGCGTTCTACCAGAGCCGCAGCTGGCTGCCCTTCAATGGCGAAGTCTATTGCGAGCAGCCGGAGGGGCGGATTCGCTTCGATTACATGGCGCCTTACGTCTTCAACGTCGTCCGTGCGCCGACGCTCGGCACCATCGATCTGTGCGGTCTGCCGTGGTGAGCTTCGCGCGCGTCATTGCGCCGGCCACCGAGGCAAATGCACGCAGGCGGATAAGCCTTGGAATGTGATTCTCTTCAGCGTTGCACTATCCTGCTGGGCTGCTATGGAGGCGCCATCTTTTTCGGGGCTGTCTCCATGTTCAAACGATTCGCCATTTTCAAACGATTCAGCATTGTGTCCGTCCTCCTGGCCGCGCTGTCCGGCACGACGGCCGCGCATGCGCAGAGCGCTGACGCCAGCGGGACCTGGCTGACCCAGGCTGGCGATGCGCGCGTCAAGATCAGCAAATGCAGCGGCGGCATCTGCGGCGTCATCGTCTGGTTGAAGCAGCCCTACGACACCGCGACCGGCCAGCCGGCGACCGACAGCAAGAATCCCAATCCCGCGCTCGCCAAGCGTCCGATGATCGGCTTGCCGCTGTTCTCCGGCATGCAGCCTGCGGGCCCGAACAAATGGTCCGGCCAGATCTACAACGCCGATGACGGCAGCACCTATGCGAGCAACGTCACGGTGACGGGCGCCGAGACGCTGCGGGTCGAAGGCTGCGTCGGCGCGCTCTGCGGCGGCGAAACCTGGACGCGCGCGAGACACTAACGCCCGGCCACCATCGCCTTCAAGGCGGTCGCCGCCGCGGCGTACCCGCCGCGCGCGCCATCGATGAAGTGCACGTGGTCGCTGCGCAGCGCCGAAGGCGTGAAGCAGGTCATCATCGCGGCATCCTGCCGATAAAGCCCGTAGCGGACGATGCCGTCGCGGGCAGCGCCCGCCAGACGATCGCTCAAGGCGCTCTCGAGCTCCGGCGTGCAGTCGAGAATCATGCGCAGGCCGTCGTCATACTTGCGGAAGTCGGAGTTCTCGACCACCTGGCGCTTGTAGACTTTTGGCAGGAAGCCTCCGACCTTGATGTCGAAGCGCATCAGCAGATAGACGAAGAACGTATAGGCCAGCACACCGGCGCGACGCATGAGCAGCGGACCGTCGCGCCTGGTGCGGGCTTCGTAATCCAATCCCTGGGGCGGCCATTTCAGCGGCGGCCCCTGCGGCGGCACGGGCCGCCCCGCATCCGGGCTGCGCTCGAGGAGGTGGATGATGTCCTCGATGACCTTGCGGAACGCGAGCGGATCGGCGCCGGCGGCCGGCATCACCAGCACCGACAGGATCAGTCCGCGCGAGGCCGGCATCACCTCGAAGCGGCAGGACAGGCCCGAGAGATCGGGCTGCGCCCCCGACGGCGCCTCGGCAACGGCGAATTCGCCGCGCTTCATTGCGGCATCGGCGTAGGCGAGCCCGCCGCCGGAGAACATCGCATAGGACAGATTGGCCGATGGGCCGAAGCGCGCGACGCGCACGTCCTGCCCCTGCGCACGGATGGCGCTGACAGGCACCAGCGCCACGCGCATTTTCAGATCGAGATCCTCCCGCACCCATGTCGCAGTCGCGGCAAGCGCTTCGCGGGCAGCGTCGAGATCGCCAGGCGCGACCGCAAAGCTCGCGCCGTCGCCGCCGAACACGAAGGGAAATTCGCGTCCCTCCAGCGCATTCGTCACCGCCGCGATGACGGCGGCGCCGGCCATGTTCACCGCCTTGTAGCGCTGCGCCGCGATCGCCTTGGTGGAATCGACGATGTCGGCGACGCCGATGGACCAATCATCAGGCAGCGGTGAATAGAGCACCGGATCCATCAGGCTGGTGAAGCCGCGGAAGACGGGGATGCTGCCGTAGAAGGAATCGTCTGGTGTCATCGGGTGGTGCCGGACGGCTCGAACCGCGTTTGAGCGAGATACGGGGCAGGACCGGTCCGGGTTCGCCGGCTGCCATGCCCCTTTCGAAGTTCCGATCATTGGCTGAAACGGAGCCGGACAACAAGGTCGCGCCGCGCCGCAATGCCGCAGCTCGTCATTGATCGGCATCAAACAGCCGGCTGCCGATTGCGCTTACGGTTCACTATCTGAAATATTGCTTGGGATCATCGGCGTGTCTGACATCGGCAAGAGGGACCCGACCGCTCCCGTACGCCGGCGTACGGGGCTTGACGCGATCAGCGCGGTGAAGATGCCGGAAGGACTGACGGCGACGGTCGATGCCTGGGCCGAGGCCCACCAGCTGTCACGATCAGATGCGATCTGCAAGCTGGTCGAGCTCGGCCTGAAAATCGCTCCCGCGCCTGCACACACGACGGTCTCGGACGCCGCCAGAATCGAAGAGATCGCGGCGCATCAGATCGACCTGCTGCTCGATCCGGCCCTGCCCGCGGAGGAACGCGAACGACGGATCCGCCGCCTCACCGAAGGGCCGCCGGAATTCTCGCACGAGCGGATCGACCTGCCGAAGCCGCCCCGGACTTGAACGCCGATATCGCTAATGCAGCTTTTCGTCCTGGCGCTTGCGCAGCATCGCCATCGGCACGTCGTGACAGCCCACCAGCCGGACGAATTGCTGCGGATACATTTCGTGGCCGTGATCACCGGAGTTCTGATGCGACATCGGCCGGCAGTTGACGTCGCCGGACCTTGTGGGGGACTGGCCCGTGCGGCCCTGGTTTGAAGCGGTCATGCTTGAACTGGCCATGGACTGCTCCCTCTCGATTAGGGCAGATCGATTGACGTAACCCAACCGATTGCGGGACATGCTACGACCAAATCCGGTGGAATGCCATTGAGCCGGATCAACTTAATCGCAGCGGTCGAGTTCCGCTTAGGCCGTATTCCCCGCGTCGACCGTGAACACGGTGCCGGTGATGTTGCGGCCGCCCTCGCCGAGCAGATATTCCACCATGCGCGCGACGTCGTCGGTCTCCGGCAGACGGCGCAGCGCGCTGCGACCGGCGATGCGCTTGCGCCCCTCCTCGGAGAGAGTGTTCGTCAGCTCGGTGTCGATGAAACCAGGCGCGATCGCGTTCACGGTGATGCCGAGCTTGCCGACCTCGCGCGCGAGCGAACGGGTGAAGCCGGTCGCGGCCGCCTTCGTCGCGCCGTAGACGGACAGCCCGTTATAGCCGGTGGTCGCAATGATGGAGGAGATGTTGATGATGCGGCCGGCGCCGTCCGCCATCATCTGCCGCGCCACATATTTGGTGAGGATGATCGGCGACAGCACGTTGAGCTGCACCAGTGCCTCGATCTCCGAATTGTGCATGGTCGCGAGCAGGCCTTCGGTGCCGAGGCCTGCATTGTTGACGAGGCCGTAGATCGGCCCGAACTCGTCGCGCACGAGCTTCGCGAAAGCCGGGATCGCGTCGATCACGGCGAGATCGCAGGCGCGGAAATGCAGGCGTCCGTCGGAGACGGCAATCGCCGCCTTGAGCTCCTCGCTCTCGCGCCGGGCCGCGGCAATCACGTTGAAGCCGGCGCCCGCGAGGCGCCTGCCGATCGCAAGGCCAATACCGCGGCTGCCGCCGGTGACGAGAACATTATGCATCGGTGCGCGCCAATTTGCCGGCCGGGGTGACGTCGAGCGCCTCGACGAAGCGGATCACCGCCGGCACCTTGTGAGAGGCGAGCTGGGCGCGGCACTGCTCCAGGATCTGGTCGCGGATCTCCTTCGCGCGCGCCTGGTCGGTGCCGTCGGCGAGAACGACGTCGGCGACGACGATGCCGCCGGTGATCGGACTGCGCCGCGATTTCGCTCGCGACATCCGCACATCAGGATGACGGTTGATCGCCGCCTCGATCTCTTCAGGGTGGACCTTCAGCCCGCCGATATTGATGATGCCGCCGCGACGGCCGACGAAATAGTAGCGGTCACCGCGCAATTCGACGATATCGCCGCTGTCGACGAAGCCATCGTCATCGGCGAGCGCAGCCGCGTTACGGCCGATATAGGCATGCGCGGTGCGCGTCGAGCGAATCCGCAGCGAGCCGTCGACGACCTTCATCTCGACCCCATTGCGGTTGCCGAGATAGTCGGCCGGAAAACCCTCCAGCCCGTCATTGACCGCGAAGCCGACACCGGCCTCGGTCGAGGCATAGGCATGGCCGACGGAGGAATTTGGGAATGCCGCCTTCAGGCCGTCGAGCACCGCCTGGTCGGCGATCTCGCCGGAGAGACGGACATAGCGCGGGGCAAACCGCGCGGCCGATCCGCTCATCAACAGCTTGCGCCAGTGCGAGGGCGTACCGGAGATGTGGGAGACACCGCGCGCGTTCAGCCGCGCGACGTGATCGGCAAGGGCCTCATGCGGGTCCGACAGCACCATGGAGCCGCCGGAGAGGATGGCACGGAGGAAGATCTGCAAGCCGCCATAGCGCCTGATGTCATAGAACGTGGCCCAGACCGGCGCAGGGCCCTTCGATGGGCCTTCGGCGACGATGGCGCCGGTGAGCGCCTCCAGCGTATGGCCGACGATCTTGGGCACGCCCGACGTGCCCGAGGTGAGCATCAGCCATTCGGTCGCGCGTTCGGTCCTGGCGGGCGCGGTGGCCTGAAGCGGCAATTGCGCGGTGACGACCAGCGACATGCCGGTCCCAGACCAACGATCGGGCTCGTCGGTGACGACGGCATCGATCCCGGCATCCGCGATCAGCGCGTCCAGATGCGCGGGATTGAGGTCCGGCGGGCACAGCAGCATGCGACGGACAATGCCGTCGAGCTCGATCATGGCGAGGCCAGACCTGAGCTGGTCGGATAGCTTGAGCAGGACGGCCCGACCGGACAGCTCGCGCAGGCGGCCGCCAAGCACGGTCTGCGACAGGATGTCGGTGAGCGACAGGACATCGTACGCATCCGACAGCGTTCGGCCCTTCAGCTCCGCGCCGAGATGGTCGCGGAGCGCAAAGATTTCACGCGGGGACATTTTCGTAGGCCCGCACGAAATCGCCCACGGTGGCGGGGAACGCTGCGTCCTCGGAAATGGTAAACGGGTCGACGCCGGTCTCGTCCTCGAGACGCGCGACCAGGATCGCGAAGGCGAGCGAATCGAAGCCCGTCTCGTGCAGCGACAGATCATCCGAGAGTGCGGGAAGCGTGACGTGCTGCTCTTTGGCGATCTGCTTGATCGCTTCGATGACCTTTGACCGTACCGACATGGCTGTTCGCCTCTTGTTTAGTTAATCAAACGTTTGTCTTGCGGCGGCTCTGAGATGACCGCCTCCCATGGCCGTCTGTTTACCCGACAGAAGTAAATGGCCTCTTGGACAATTCAGATAAAATTGGACCTATCTGCCGATTTTGCTGCGGCTACAGCCTGATCGTGCCGTCCGCGATCCGCGCGAATGTCCCGGAATCGAGTGCGGCATAGGCCCCCGATTTCGGCTCCAGCATGAACAGCGGATCCGTCACCACGGCCGGGTCAAAACCTTCCCGCGCGAGCTCGCCCTTCTTCTGCTTGAACGTCTCGGTCGCATCCAGCTCGCGCGAGATGCGGATGAAGATCGGATGGGCATAGGCCGGCAGGCGTCGCGCGAGATGCGCGGGCAGCCCCGCGATCTCGAACCCTTCGTTGACGACGATGGCACTCATGCCGGCGCGGCCATCAGTGCCGGGGACGCTGACACCATAGGTGGTGGCATCGACCACACCGGTGAAATCGCGCACGGCGTCGTTGACCTCCGACGTCGCGACGTTCTCGCCCTTCCAGCGGAACGTATCGCCGATGCGATCGACGAAATGGAAGAAGCCCTTGTCGTCGAGCTGCATCAGATCGCCGGTGCGGAACCAGGCATCGCCCTTGGCGAAGACATCGCGCAGGATCTTCCTCTCCGTCTCGCCGGCGTCGGTATAGCCCTCGAAGCGGCCGCCGCCCTCGTCCGCCCTGCCGATGCGGCCGATGGCCTCACCCGCCTCGCCGCGGGCGCAGGGGATGCAAAAACCCTCGTCATTGCGCAGCGGCGCGCCGCTGTCGGGATCGAGCTTGACGAGGCCCGCAGGAAAGCGATGCGCAAGCAGCGGCGGGACGCGGCCGATCGCGCCTGGCTGGCCCTCGACGTTGAACAGCGAGAAATTGCCTTCGGTCGCGGCATAGAATTCGAGGATGCGGGGAATGGCGAAGCGCGCCTGAAAGTCTTTCCAGATGTCGCCGCGCAGACCGTTGCCGCACGCGAGCCGCAGCTGGTGGCGGTTCTCGTATTCCGACGGCGGCGCCTTGAGCAGATAGCGGCATAGCTCGCCGATATACTGGAACAGCGTGCAATCGTGGCGCACGATGTCGGACCAGAAGTTCGAGGCCGAGAATTTTCCCGCGATCACCACCGCGCCGCCGGCGGCCAGCATGCTGCACGGGGCAACGACGCCGCCGACCGAGTGGAACAGCGGCAGGCAATCATACAGCCGATCCTGCGGCGTCGCGCCGGTAAGGCCGGCGAACCAGAACCCCCAGTTCAGGATGCGGCGATGGCTGATGCTGGCAGCCTTGGGCAGGCCGGTCGTACCCGAGGTATAGATCAGCAGCGCGCGATCATCGATGGTGACGTCGCCATGCTCGTCCGGCGACAGCGGTCCGTCATCAAGCGCGGCCAATGCAACATCGATTGCGCGCTCGCTGCGGGCATCGCCATGAGTCCAGACCTTGGCTTCCGTCTTCAGATGCGGCCTTGCGCTCTCCAGCGTCGCCGCGAGCTCATGCGCAACGATGATATGCGAGGGCTTGGCGACGTCGAGACAATGCGCGAGAGATTTGCCGACGAGCTTGGTATTGATCAACGCCACCACGCCGCCGATGCGGCTGATGCCGAGCCAGGCTGCGACATAGTCCAGGCCGTTCGGCATGATCAGGCCGACGGTATCGCCTTTGGCGAGGCCGACCGAGCGCGCCCAGCGCGCATAGCGGCGGATGCGCTTCGACAAGCCCTCGTAGTCGAGTGTTGCGTCATCCATCACCAGCGCGAGGCGGTCGGGCTGGCGTCGTGCCCAATCCTCGATCACGTCGGCGAACAGACGGCCCGGCAGCGTCTCGATCCGCGCGGTCAATTCGATCGCCTTCAGCCAGATTTTCGAGGCCGAGGGTGCGCGCGCGGCTTGGGGTTGCTCGATGACGCCGATGGTCATGCGGTTCATTCTTTCGGACGGTATCTGCTTGTGCCGGCAGCTTAGCCCGCACGCCCTGCCCAGGTGTTAAGAGACAAGGTAAAAGCCGATCAGCGCGCGATTAACTCTAGTCATCCTTTACCAAGTCGATGGGAACGGCGTGCGGCCAAGCGTAATTCTTGCGATAGCAATTCCAGTCATTCGGGCGCGCTATGCGGCCCTCTCGCCTCGCGCGAAATGAACTGGAGGCCACGATGATTACCAGGCGACATTTCCTTCAGACCGCAGCATGTGCCGCGGCGGCGCTCGCAGCGCCTCGCGCCTTTGCGATCGGCAACCCGTCCTATCCGTCGCGCAGCGTGAAATGGGTGGTGCCGTATGCGCCCGGTGGGGCCACCGACCTGCTGTCGCGGTTGATCTGCCAGCGCCTGTCCGAACGACTCGGGCAGACCTTCGTGGTCGAGAACAAGCCCGGCGCCGGCAGCAATATCGGCACGCAGGCGGTCATTACGTCCGCGCCGGACGGCTACACGCTGCTGCTGACCTCGACCGCAAATGCGATCAACGCCTCGTTCGATCCGGCGCTGCCCTATGACTTTGCCAAGGGCATCGCGCCGGTCGCCGGCGTCGCGCGGATTCCGCTGGTGCTGGTCGTCAACAACGATCTGCCGGTGAAGAGCGTCGCCGACTTCATCGCCTACGCCAAGTCCAATCCCGGCAAGATGTCGATCGCCTCTTCCGGCATCGGCACCTCGCTGCATCTCTCCGGCGAGCTGTTCAAATCGATGGCGGGCGTGCAGTTCACCCATGTGCCGTATCGCGGCTCTGCGCCGGGCCTCACCGACGTGATGAGCGGCCAGATCCAGGGCATGTTCGACAACGTCACTTCGTCCTTCGAGCTGGTGCGCGCCGGCAAGCTGCGCGCGCTCGGCATCACCACGCGCGAGCGCTCGGAGATCCTGCCTGATGTGCCGCCGATCGCGGACACGCTGCCCGGCTACGAGACATCCTCGTTCTACGGGGTCGGTGCGCCCTACGATACGCCGCGCGAGATCATCGATCTCCTCAATCGCGAGGTCGACACGGCCTTGTCAGATCCCGGGATCAAGGCGCGCATCGCAGAGCTCGGAGCGATCCCGCTGCACGGCAATGCCGGCGAGTTCGGCGGCATGCTCACTGCCGAAACCGAGCGCTGGCGCAAAGTGGTCGAGCTGTCCGGAATCAAGAAGGAATAGCTTGCGGCCATCTCGGCATTAGCGGCTTCGCCGATGGCGGGGGCGCGGTGGCGGCAGGTTGACCGGGTAATAAGGATTGAGGTCGCAGGTTGCGGCCTGACCGTCAGCCGTCGCACGGCACTGCGGCAGCGATGTGAAGGAGCAGTCATACCACTCCCCGCCGCCGCCGCTCGCGCCGGTATAGACGTGCATGCAAACGGGATAGCTTGGGTCAAATGTCTGGGCCTGCGACGGAGCGGCTGCAAGCCATGCACCGGCCGTCACGATCAGGCCGAAGGTCAAGCGCGTGATCTTCATTGAAACTCGCATCGTAGACCGTCAGTGCACTTTCTTGTGACGTTTGGCCGGCACGGGCGGCTGATCGAAAGCATAGTAGGGATTGAGATCGCAGCTCGCGGCGCGGCCCGAAGCGGTGGCGCGGCACTGCGGCAGCGAGGTGAAGGAGCAGTCGAAATAATCGCCGCCACCGCCGGTGAAACCGCCGGGCGTGTAGACATGCATGCAGACCGGATAGCGCGGATCATAAGTCTGCGCGCCGGCATCTGCCGCGACGAACAGCGTGGCAATCGCGGTAAGGGTCAGGAGAGACAAACGCATCGGACATATCCTCGAATCGGTAGCAGCAGCACGCGTTATGCCATTTCGATATGGCACAACAGCGCGGAAGAAGCGATCGTTCCTATTAATACCTCTCCCGCTTGTGACGCGCAGCAAAAACGATGGGACACAACGCCGTAACGATCTGAAACGGCGAAGACGCACTGGACCCGGCCTGCATTGAACGCATATCTCGCGACACCCATCGTTCGACCAAGGTCGCAAGCGATGGGCGCACGAAACCGTTCGCTGGACCGGGCGAACGGATTAGTCTTCGGACCACAGCGCCGGCCCCGGACCGATGATGTTCCGGAGCAATCAACAAACAATATGGGCTGAAGGAAACGCACATTCGCCGCTCGGGCTCTTGAGCGCGGCTCCGCCGTTGGTGGAGGAAGATGCGTCGGCGGCCTGTGGTCTCAGGGCATGCAAGAGAGCATCTCGTCTCCGTTCATCCGCTATCCGATCGGCACCTCGCTGCTGATGGCCGGCATCCTGTTCGTAGGTCTCGTCGCCTATCCTCTGCTGCCGGTTGCACCGCTGCCGCAGGTCGACTTTCCGACCATCCAGATCTCCGCCTCGCTTCCCGGCGGCAGCCCCGAAACCATGGCGTCCTCCGTGGCGCAGCCGCTCGAGCGCCAGCTCGCACAGATCCCCGGCATCACGCAGATGACCTCGACGAGCTCGCTCGGCTCGGCCTCGATCACCCTCCAGTTCGATCTGAACCGCCTGATCGACGCGGCCGCCAACGACGTGCAGGCTGCGATCAACGCCGCCAGCGGGCAACTGCCGAAGAACCTGCCGTCTCCGCCGACTTACCGGAAGGTCAATCCGGCGGACTCGCCGATCATGATCCTGTCGGCGACCTCCGATACGCTGCCGCTGACCACCGTCAGCGACCGCACCGACGCCCAGCTCGCACAGCAGATCAGCCAGATCCCCGGCGTCGCCCAGGTGTTCGTCGGCGGACAGCAGAAGCCTTCGGTGCGCATCCAGGTCGATCCGACCAAGCTGGTCGCCAAGGGTCTGTCGCTGGAGGACGTACGCAGCCAGATCGCGATCGCGACCACGGACAGCCCGAAGGGCAGTATCGACGGCGCGAAGCGCGCCTATACCGTCTACGCCAACGACCAGCTGCTCGAGGCGAGCCAGTGGCAGGACGTCATCGTGGCCTATCGCGGCGGCGCACCTTTGCGGGTTCGCGACATCGGCAAAGCCGTGTCGGGACCGGAGGATTTGAAGACCGCGGCCTGGGCCGACGGCAAGCGCGGCGTGTTCCTGGTCATCTTCAAGCAACCCGGCGCCAACGTCATCGAGACGGTCGACCGCATCAAGCAGAAGCTGCCGCGGCTGATTGCGGCGATCCCGCCGGCGATCAACATCAAGATCATCAGCGACCGCACCATCACCATCCGCGCGGCGGTCGATGACGTTCAGATCACGCTCATGATCACCATTGCGCTGGTGGTGATGGTGATCTTCGTCTTCCTGCGCAGCTTCTGGGCCACGATCATCCCGAGCATCACGGTGCCGCTGGCGTTGCTCGGGGCCTGCTCGCTAATGTGGGTGTTCGGCTACTCCCTGGACAATCTGTCGCTGATGGCGCTGACCATCGCGGTCGGCTTCGTGGTCGACGACGCCATCGTGATGCTGGAGAACATCACGCGCTATGTCGAACGGGGCGAAAACCCTGTCACCGCCGCCTACAAGGGCGCGGCCGAGATCGGCTTCACCATCGTCTCCATCAGCATCTCGCTCGTCGCCGTGCTGATTCCCCTGCTGCTGATGGGCGGCATCATCGGCCGGCTGTTCCGTGAATTTGCCGTGACACTGTCGATGGCGATCTTCGTCTCGCTCGTGGTGTCGCTGAGCCTGACGCCGATGATGGCCTCGCGTTTCCTGCGCTCCGACCACGAAGTCCGCCACGGCCGCTTCTACCAATGGAGCGAACGGTTGTTCGAGCGCCTGCTTGGCGACTATGAGCGCGGGCTCGACCTCGCGCTTCGGCATAGTCTCGTCACGCTCTTCATCTTCTTCGCCACCGTTGCACTGTCGGCACTGTTGTTCATCCTGATCCCAAAAGGTTTCTTCCCGCAACAGGACAACGGCTTTCTCACCGCCGTGTCGGAGATGCCCCAGGACATCTCCTTCGCCGAGATGAAGCGACGGCAGGAGGAGCTCAATGCGATCGTACAAGCTGATCCTGCCGTTGATTCCATCGCGATGTTCATCGGCGGCGGCGGGACGGCGCTGAACTCCGGACGCATGTACGTCACGCTGAAGCCGATCGGGGAGCGCGACGCCAATGCGCAACAGATCATCGCGCGGCTACGGCCAAAGCTCGCCCAGGTCGAGGGCGCACGTCTCTACATGCAGGCTTCGCAGGACGTGCGGCTCGGCGGCCGCGCGACCCGCACCCAGTTCGAGTTCACGCTTCAGGACGCCAATCTTTCCGAGCTGGACACCTGGGCGCCGAGGATCCTGACGGAGATGAAAGGCCTGCCGGAGCTTCGCGACGTCGCCACGGACCAGCAGACCGAGGGCACGACGCTGCAGCTCACGATCAATCGCGACACGGCCGCACGCTACGGTATCCAGCCGCAGCTGATCGACGATACGCTCTATGATGCCTTCGGCCAGCGCCAGGTGGCGCAATACTTCACGCAGACCAACAGCTATCACGTGGTGCTCGAGATCACGCCGGCATTGCAAGGCAAGCTCGAGACGCTCGACAAGCTCTATGTCAAATCGCCGCTGACGGGCGACGAGGTCCCGCTCTCTGTGATCTGCAGCTGGAATAACGAGCCTGTCAGGCCGCTGGCGATCGCGCACCAGAGCCAGTTCCCGGCGGTGACGATCAGCTTCAACCTCGCCGAGGGCATCGCGCTCGGGCAGGCAACCGCCGCCGTGATGCGCGCGGCCGGCGAGATGGGCGCGCCACCAACGCTGTCTATGAGCTTCCAGGGGACCGCGCAGGCGTTCCAGCAGTCGCTC encodes:
- a CDS encoding long-chain-acyl-CoA synthetase; this encodes MNRMTIGVIEQPQAARAPSASKIWLKAIELTARIETLPGRLFADVIEDWARRQPDRLALVMDDATLDYEGLSKRIRRYARWARSVGLAKGDTVGLIMPNGLDYVAAWLGISRIGGVVALINTKLVGKSLAHCLDVAKPSHIIVAHELAATLESARPHLKTEAKVWTHGDARSERAIDVALAALDDGPLSPDEHGDVTIDDRALLIYTSGTTGLPKAASISHRRILNWGFWFAGLTGATPQDRLYDCLPLFHSVGGVVAPCSMLAAGGAVVIAGKFSASNFWSDIVRHDCTLFQYIGELCRYLLKAPPSEYENRHQLRLACGNGLRGDIWKDFQARFAIPRILEFYAATEGNFSLFNVEGQPGAIGRVPPLLAHRFPAGLVKLDPDSGAPLRNDEGFCIPCARGEAGEAIGRIGRADEGGGRFEGYTDAGETERKILRDVFAKGDAWFRTGDLMQLDDKGFFHFVDRIGDTFRWKGENVATSEVNDAVRDFTGVVDATTYGVSVPGTDGRAGMSAIVVNEGFEIAGLPAHLARRLPAYAHPIFIRISRELDATETFKQKKGELAREGFDPAVVTDPLFMLEPKSGAYAALDSGTFARIADGTIRL
- a CDS encoding Bug family tripartite tricarboxylate transporter substrate binding protein produces the protein MITRRHFLQTAACAAAALAAPRAFAIGNPSYPSRSVKWVVPYAPGGATDLLSRLICQRLSERLGQTFVVENKPGAGSNIGTQAVITSAPDGYTLLLTSTANAINASFDPALPYDFAKGIAPVAGVARIPLVLVVNNDLPVKSVADFIAYAKSNPGKMSIASSGIGTSLHLSGELFKSMAGVQFTHVPYRGSAPGLTDVMSGQIQGMFDNVTSSFELVRAGKLRALGITTRERSEILPDVPPIADTLPGYETSSFYGVGAPYDTPREIIDLLNREVDTALSDPGIKARIAELGAIPLHGNAGEFGGMLTAETERWRKVVELSGIKKE
- a CDS encoding DUF3551 domain-containing protein, with the translated sequence MKITRLTFGLIVTAGAWLAAAPSQAQTFDPSYPVCMHVYTGASGGGGEWYDCSFTSLPQCRATADGQAATCDLNPYYPVNLPPPRPRHRRSR
- a CDS encoding DUF3551 domain-containing protein, with the protein product MRLSLLTLTAIATLFVAADAGAQTYDPRYPVCMHVYTPGGFTGGGGDYFDCSFTSLPQCRATASGRAASCDLNPYYAFDQPPVPAKRHKKVH